A genomic window from Glycine soja cultivar W05 chromosome 10, ASM419377v2, whole genome shotgun sequence includes:
- the LOC114370986 gene encoding uncharacterized protein LOC114370986, producing the protein MSQILAPFQLLELNVISAQDLAPVSRNMRTYAVSWVHPERKLSTRVDTEGHTHPTWNDKFVFRVDEEFLYSDTSAIMIEIYALHWFKDIHVGTVRVLVGNLAPPPSKPFHNNRTPLGMRFVALQMRRPSGRPQGILNIGFTVLDSSMRSMPLYTHNASAVGYRHLMGEKDAYDSHNHLSPRVRAAAAGATPMPELRRTKSDTSSMLGATEVVARHHQAVAGANSSISGSEVSVKRKKGKNKKMKTKKSSSVVSSVNEINSVLSETILPWKVKSGKASPDDIVHNHNDVVEEVHYDDNENAHSTINSIYDKEEEEHIHVNNNVQYEVCASPKSQFQNPPASQYKNSPTPQYMNLSKPQFKNSPTPQYMNSPTPHYKNSPASQFKNSPTPQFKNSLPPQFKNSPMPQYKSSPVPQFNNSPAPQFKNSPAPQYMNSPKLQFKNSPMSQYMSTPKPQFRNSPAVGVLQYRASPVVTKFNPMVGFNGSQRGTPMHPFGKVNNGGGFEYMTPRRSNLANMGHVVITESELGPSASEVAAVIAQKPVIDEAENSTVGGWSLDAESMEGLESKLERWQTKLPPVIDHGELSSYPTTSTTKTNRHSRRHTDGGSIGSGSGSGLFSCFSNICGVECYVGCGGDPKGKKNRIRSRRRTPSADDSSSLL; encoded by the coding sequence ATGTCTCAAATCTTGGCACCGTTCCAGTTACTGGAACTGAACGTGATTTCAGCCCAAGACCTGGCCCCAGTGAGTCGCAACATGCGAACCTATGCGGTCTCATGGGTTCACCcagaacggaagctctcaacgCGCGTTGACACGGAGGGCCACACCCATCCAACGTGGAACGACAAGTTCGTTTTCCGCGTTGATGAAGAGTTTCTTTATTCAGACACCTCTGCTATCATGATCGAGATCTACGCGCTACATTGGTTCAAGGACATCCATGTTGGTACTGTCCGCGTACTCGTTGGAAACCTCGCCCCACCACCGTCAAAACCCTTCCACAACAACCGCACCCCGCTAGGCATGCGCTTTGTTGCGCTCCAGATGCGCCGCCCCTCCGGCAGGCCGCAGGGGATTCTAAACATCGGCTTCACCGTCCTCGACAGCTCCATGCGCAGCATGCCGCTCTACACTCACAATGCCTCCGCAGTCGGGTATCGCCACTTGATGGGAGAGAAAGATGCTTATGACAGCCACAACCACCTCAGCCCCCGTGTCCGTGCCGCCGCCGCTGGCGCCACGCCGATGCCTGAGCTGCGTCGAACCAAGAGCGACACCAGCTCCATGCTCGGTGCCACTGAAGTTGTGGCGCGCCACCACCAAGCTGTGGCAGGAGCCAACTCTTCCATTTCGGGATCCGAGGTTAGCGTCAAGAGGAAGAAGGGGaagaataagaaaatgaaaaccaaGAAGAGTAGCTCTGTTGTGAGTAGCGTGAATGAAATAAATTCGGTTCTCAGCGAGACCATTTTGCCATGGAAGGTTAAAAGCGGAAAAGCTAGTCCCGATGATATTGTCCACAACCACAACGACGTCGTTGAGGAGGTTCACTATGATGATAACGAGAACGCACATTCAACCATTAACTCCATCTACGATAAGGAGGAAGAAGAACACATTCATGTTAATAACAACGTTCAATATGAAGTTTGCGCCTCCCCAAAATCACAGTTTCAAAACCCACCGGCATCACAATATAAGAATTCTCCGACACCACAGTATATGAACTTGTCGAAACCACAATTTAAGAACTCTCCGACACCGCAGTATATGAATTCTCCGACACCGCATTATAAGAATTCTCCTGCATCACAATTTAAGAATTCTCCCACGCCGCAATTTAAGAATTCTCTTCCACCACAGTTTAAGAATTCTCCAATGCCGCAGTATAAGAGTTCTCCGGTGCCACAATTTAATAATTCTCCAGCACCACAATTTAAAAACTCACCAGCACCGCAGTACATGAATTCGCCGAAGCTGCAATTTAAGAATTCTCCGATGTCGCAGTATATGTCAACTCCAAAGCCTCAATTTCGGAACTCACCGGCAGTGGGGGTGCTACAGTATCGTGCCTCGCCGGTGGTAACGAAGTTCAACCCGATGGTGGGGTTCAACGGGTCGCAAAGGGGGACGCCAATGCATCCATTTGGGAAGGTTAACAACGGTGGGGGTTTTGAGTACATGACGCCACGGAGGTCAAACTTGGCGAACATGGGACATGTGGTGATAACGGAGTCGGAGTTGGGGCCATCAGCGTCAGAGGTGGCGGCGGTGATCGCACAAAAGCCAGTGATCGATGAGGCAGAGAATTCAACAGTGGGAGGATGGAGCTTGGACGCAGAGAGCATGGAGGGGCTGGAGTCAAAGTTGGAGAGGTGGCAGACAAAGCTGCCACCGGTGATCGACCACGGTGAGCTCTCGAGCTACCCAACGACGAGCACCACCAAGACGAACCGCCACTCGCGGAGGCACACCGACGGCGGGAGTATTGGGAGTGGAAGTGGGAGTGGCTTGTTCTCATGCTTTAGTAACATTTGTGGTGTTGAGTGCTATGTTGGTTGCGGCGGTGACCCTAAAGGAAAGAAGAACCGCATCCGCAGCCGCCGCCGCACTCCTTCCGCCGATGACAGTTCTAGCCTTCTCTGA
- the LOC114371714 gene encoding cytochrome P450 704C1-like: MGNFFPRAIDKSLMILEHYKKGSIKDAESVCYQKAMQAFMEMVDKGILPDQFIWNSMPLSLTQQELPILYAKVLLVVELETMCGTYKQGTKFSNAIDEVVKGDILSRFIELEETDPKYLGDISLSFILAGKDTISVTLSWFLYKLCKNPYVQEKTAQEIRQTTNVEAGSTISELAARVTEENMDKMQYLNATLNETLRLHPAVQVEGKFSSRKSMSSSRTKVEPGLFDP; the protein is encoded by the exons ATGGGGAACTTCTTCCCTAGAGCTATTGACAAAAGCTTGATGATATTAGAGCACTACAAGAAGGGGTCTATTAAGGATGCAGAGAGTGTGTGTTATCAGAAAGCCATGCAGGCCTTTATGGAAATGGTAGACAAGGGTATCCTTCCTGACCAATTTATTTGGAATTCAATGCCACTTAGTCTGACCCAACAAGAACTTCCA ATTCTATATGCAAAGGTTCTCCTTGTTGTTGAACTGGAAACCATGTGTGGAACCTATAAACAAGGCACAAAGTTCTCCAATGCTATTGATGAA GTGGTGAAAGGAGACATCTTGTCAAGGTTTATAGAATTGGAAGAAACTGATCCAAAGTACCTTGGAGATATTTCCTTGAGTTTTATCCTTGCAGGGAAAGATACAATATCAGTTACTCTTTCTTGGTTTCTTTACAAACTTTGCAAGAACCCTTATGTGCAGGAGAAGACTGCACAAGAGATTAGACAAACAACAAATGTAGAAGCTGGATCAACCATTAGTGAACTTGCAGCTAGAGTAACTGAAGAAAACATGGACAAGATGCAGTACCTGAATGCAACATTGAATGAAACACTCAGGCTCCACCCAGCAGTTCAAGTG GAAGGCAAGTTTTCTTCAAGGAAGTCAATGTCCTCATCAAGAACTAAAGTTGAACCTGGACTTTTTGACCCATGA